One genomic region from Croceicoccus sp. YJ47 encodes:
- a CDS encoding nucleotidyltransferase family protein, translating to MTLGREPLASDVAMVMAAGLGKRMRPLTAMTPKPMVKVCGKPMLDHALDRLAYAGVARAVVNVHYLADAIEAHVKRRRAPAVTISDEREQLLETGGGLVKALPLLDADCFFCLNSDAMWLDGPRDVFRQLSIAWDAERMDALLLLVPHMRTHNYRGQGDFHLDPMGRVSRRAPGRVAPFVFSGIQLVHRRLLRDPPAEAKFSTNVFWQRAMEEGRLFGAIHAGEWIEIGEPHHIKPAEELFTRV from the coding sequence ATGACGCTTGGCCGCGAACCACTCGCCAGTGACGTGGCGATGGTAATGGCCGCGGGGCTGGGCAAGCGTATGCGCCCGCTCACCGCGATGACGCCAAAGCCGATGGTGAAGGTCTGCGGCAAGCCGATGCTCGACCATGCGCTCGACCGGCTGGCCTATGCGGGCGTCGCGCGGGCGGTGGTGAACGTGCATTATCTCGCCGACGCGATCGAGGCGCATGTCAAACGGCGCCGCGCGCCCGCCGTCACCATTTCGGACGAGCGTGAACAATTGCTGGAAACGGGCGGCGGGCTGGTGAAGGCGCTTCCGCTGCTGGATGCCGATTGCTTCTTCTGTCTCAATTCCGATGCTATGTGGCTCGACGGGCCGCGCGACGTGTTTCGCCAGCTTTCCATCGCCTGGGATGCGGAGCGGATGGACGCGCTGCTCCTGCTCGTCCCGCACATGCGGACGCATAATTACCGGGGGCAGGGGGATTTCCACCTCGATCCCATGGGGCGGGTGTCGCGCCGCGCACCCGGCCGCGTCGCGCCTTTCGTGTTCAGCGGGATACAGCTCGTGCATCGCCGCCTCCTGCGCGATCCACCGGCGGAGGCGAAATTCTCCACCAATGTCTTCTGGCAGCGCGCGATGGAGGAGGGCCGGCTGTTTGGGGCCATTCACGCCGGCGAATGGATCGAAATCGGCGAACCGCATCATATCAAGCCTGCCGAAGAACTGTTTACGCGTGTCTGA
- the tsaE gene encoding tRNA (adenosine(37)-N6)-threonylcarbamoyltransferase complex ATPase subunit type 1 TsaE, with protein MTDGAPVLRLPLRDEAATHALGRRIAARLRGGDVVALSGGLGMGKTTIARAIIAALGHEGEVPSPSFAIIQTYDPPSVSLPICHADFYRLDDPAEVEELGLDDYRRDAALIAEWPEHAGGFEFDPACLSIRLEPADEGRIAIVKGAKDWQGRMP; from the coding sequence ATGACGGATGGTGCGCCCGTGCTTCGCCTGCCGCTCCGCGACGAGGCGGCGACCCATGCGCTGGGCCGGCGCATCGCGGCACGCCTGCGCGGCGGGGATGTCGTCGCGCTTTCGGGCGGGCTGGGCATGGGAAAGACGACCATCGCCCGCGCGATCATCGCCGCACTCGGCCACGAAGGCGAGGTGCCGAGCCCTAGCTTCGCCATTATCCAGACCTATGATCCGCCGTCGGTTTCGCTCCCGATATGCCATGCCGATTTCTACCGGCTCGACGATCCGGCGGAGGTGGAGGAACTCGGCCTCGACGATTATCGACGCGATGCGGCGCTGATCGCGGAATGGCCGGAGCATGCCGGCGGTTTCGAATTCGACCCGGCCTGTCTCTCGATCCGTCTCGAACCGGCGGACGAAGGGCGGATCGCCATTGTGAAAGGCGCAAAGGATTGGCAAGGGCGAATGCCATGA
- a CDS encoding aminoglycoside phosphotransferase family protein: MTAKTNTTEGQSGSPVAPHILAFLDHAGWGGAHVEPLPGDASFRRYYRVRRGEGESAMLMDAPPPNEDPRPFLDAADYLTRHGFRAPGVLSQDAERGLVLLEDFGDRRMRDHLDLHAEDETAVYRDAVDVLARLRDAPAGPFRPYDMSEYLREAKLFTEWFCIPRGLRVDDDGYEQAWREVLAPLDDGAGVTVLRDYHAENIMLLDAEGGAGGAAPYGQGLLDFQDALIGHPAYDLVSLLQDARREVSETLEAEMLDHYASRTGAGDAFRADYARLGAQRNAKIVGIFMRLSHRDGKHRYMTLIPRVWAAMERDLAHPALAPVARWFDANIPSEIRMANGAPLGDGQ, encoded by the coding sequence ATGACCGCAAAGACGAACACGACCGAGGGGCAGTCCGGATCGCCCGTGGCGCCGCACATCCTCGCCTTCCTCGACCATGCCGGATGGGGAGGCGCGCATGTCGAGCCTTTGCCCGGCGATGCGTCCTTTCGCCGCTATTACAGGGTGCGGCGGGGCGAGGGCGAGAGCGCGATGTTGATGGATGCGCCGCCCCCGAACGAGGATCCGCGCCCGTTCCTCGACGCGGCGGACTATCTGACGCGGCACGGATTTCGCGCGCCCGGCGTGCTGTCGCAGGATGCGGAGCGCGGGCTCGTCCTGCTCGAGGATTTCGGCGACCGGCGCATGCGCGACCATCTCGACCTTCATGCAGAGGACGAAACGGCGGTCTACCGCGACGCGGTCGATGTTCTGGCCCGGTTGCGCGACGCGCCGGCCGGTCCGTTCCGCCCCTATGACATGTCCGAATATCTGCGCGAGGCAAAGCTGTTCACCGAATGGTTCTGCATTCCGCGGGGCTTGCGCGTCGACGATGACGGGTATGAGCAGGCCTGGCGCGAGGTGCTCGCACCGCTCGACGATGGCGCGGGCGTGACCGTGTTGCGCGACTATCATGCCGAGAATATCATGCTGCTCGACGCGGAGGGCGGCGCCGGCGGGGCTGCTCCTTATGGACAGGGCCTCCTCGATTTTCAGGACGCGCTGATCGGCCATCCCGCCTACGATCTCGTCTCGCTGCTTCAGGATGCACGCCGCGAGGTCAGCGAGACGCTGGAGGCCGAAATGCTCGACCATTATGCGAGCCGGACCGGCGCGGGCGATGCGTTTCGCGCCGATTACGCACGGCTCGGCGCACAGCGCAATGCCAAGATCGTCGGCATCTTCATGCGGCTTTCGCACCGGGACGGAAAGCATCGCTACATGACGCTGATCCCGCGGGTTTGGGCCGCGATGGAGCGCGACCTTGCCCATCCCGCGCTGGCGCCGGTCGCGCGATGGTTCGATGCGAATATCCCGTCCGAGATCCGGATGGCGAACGGGGCGCCACTCGGGGACGGGCAATGA